Within Alteromonas gilva, the genomic segment TGGTGGGCACAACTGAAGATATGCCGTTGTTGCGTGACCAGCTGCGATCGCCGTGTAGAAGCTCTTCTTCTCGTTCCAATGAGGCGGTGAATACGATGTTACCTTTATCGTCGTCAAAGTTTTTACCAAAAGCGGTATCTAACGCAAAAGAACTACCACCGGATGACTCAGGCACAGCGCCTGTGGCATTAATTTGCACACCTTCAAAATCGTCTTTTAAGATGAAGTTTACAACACCGGTTACGGCGTCAGCACCGTATACCGCCGATGCACCACCAGTGGTGACTTCAACACGCTCAACCAGGGCGCGAGGGATAGTACCCACATCCACCGCTTGAGAACCACGGAAACCGGCCACATGGCGGCGACCGTTAACCAGGGTCAGGGTTCTGTCAGCCCCTAATCCGCGTAAGTTAAGCGAGTTTGAGCCGGTATCGGTGTTTTCGGCAGTGACCGATGAAATCAAGGCCGGAATGTCGTTTACGATGTCAGCCAGGTTAAGCTCACCTGACATGGCAATGTCTTTGGCATTTAATGATTGTACCGGTACCGATGAAATAACGTTGGGATCGGTTGGAATGCGTGAACCGGTAATATCAATAACTTCGACCGCTTTTAATTCCTCTTCCTGAGATTCCTGTGCCATCGAATTGGCTGCGTAACTCATTCCGAGCGCAGTCGCGATGCATAACGAAACGGCTGACCGTTTTACGTTAAGTTGATGCTTGTGTGTACCCATAGTGGTTTCCTCAACGACTTTTTATTATGTTTTATACGAATAAACAATTTATGCAGCATACTCTGTGCCATTATTAACAGGGCTTGAAGGTGCTGGCCTTGCGCACAGGCGCAGACACAAAAGGTGCGGCATCGATCAATTATAGAGCAATATTATGCACTGCAATAGTGCGTGGTGTGCAATTGCATGGCAACGCATCGTATTACTGAGAAGTTATTCGCTCGATGTGGTCAGCCTTAAAAGCGGCGCTGTGCTAACACTGCAGGTGACAGGCTTCCTTCAAGTTCACTGAGTTCGGCAGCTACAGACTCCCAGGCCCCTATTCCTCTGGCATTAATTGGCTCTCGTACCTGTTCACTGCTGGCGGTGTGAATCGCCCGCTCGGTGTTATGAAAATCCAGACAGTTCTGTTCATAACTTAAGCCAATATGGTGCAATATGTGTTCGATTTGTTGCTGCGGCGACCGGACCAGAGCTTCATACTGCACGGTTAATACCTTGCCGGGTAATGCGTTTGACCAGTATTCCATCAGGTTAACATAGGCATTGTAGGCGGCACCGATATGACTAAGGTTATAGCTGAAATCCACGCCCGAATGAAAATACTGTTTATACAGGCTTAGTCCGCAGTCCATGGGGTTGCGCCGCACGTCAATAATCACGGCATGAGGGAGAATTTTATGGATCAGACCTATCAGCCGAAAATTGAAGGGTTGCTTGTCGGTAAAATAGCGACAGTTTGCAGAGCGGAACAATGCGCCATCATCAAGATAAGCCTGGCCAAACGCCGACAGTTCTGCGGCGCTGAACTTGCCGATAGCGTCTGACAGGCCTGCATTATATTGTTCGCGTGCATGTTGATGAGCGCGTCGTTCAATGCTGGGTAACGTGGGCTGCTCAATGGTGCCTTCTATCTTACTGTGACTGGCCAGCATTTGCTCAATGAGGGTAGAGCCAGAGCGCGGTAAACCGACAATGAATATAGGGATGCATGTTTGATCTATTTGGTTGGCCTGCACAGCGAGCACATCCTGACTATAGGATTTCATGCGCGCTGCAAATTCGTTTTGCATAACCGCCGGTTGATAATGAGCGCAATTGACGAGCCGGTTTGCCTCTTTATAGAGCGCCATCGTCTGCGCGGCAGAACTCTCCGCTTCACTGAGTTTTGCATAGGCAAATGCAGCGACGGGGTTTTTCTGGTCAGCCCCTCCGGCCTGCAGTAACGATTCGAGTTTTAGTCTATCTTCGGCACTAAAGTCGTAATTTTTAAAATCGGCGAGAGCCCACCAGGCCTCTGCATTGCGCGGGTTAGCCTGCAAACTCGACTGCAGGCAGTCAATGCTTTCGTTACGTCGGCCCATAATCCGTAATGTCTGGCCACGTCTTAAATCCAACAGGCTTTGCTTTTGTTTATCGTTCCCTGTATGGGCGCCAGCCCGCTGGCAATATTCGAGAAGCTCGCCGTACTGGCCATATTTAAACAACAGATCGATAAGGGCTGACAAGGTATCAAAACATTCATCCAATTCAGCTAATACCTTTGCGTTGGCAATGGCCCGGGCAAAATAGCCGGCTTTGACATAGCTGTCAGTTAACAGCTTACGCAGCGTGACATTAGCCGGCAAATGCGCCACAGCCTGCTCCAGTAAGTCAATGCTTTGCAGGGGGGTATTCTTGGTCAGAGCGATGCTTGCCAGGGTAAAAATTGCTTTGGGGTGGTGCGCTTGCTGGTGCAACATTTGACGGGCAATGCTGGCGGCGTCATCGAGCTGATTGTGTTGCATGCATTGCTGTATGCGCTGAAAATCTTGTTTTAATGGATCGACGCTGTCGGCATGCTGAGCAATCTGCACAGACTCTTTTTTATGTCCGACTTCAAACAAACATTTGCTGAATAACAACCAGCCCTGATAAAAGTGTGGGTATTGCTGTACCGCCTGATACAAAAGCTTTATTGCGTCGGTAAGGTCACCTGCTGAGATTAGCAAGTTCGCCTGCGTTAATACTGACTGTGTGGGTTGTTGCGACATAGATTGATTAACCACGCAATAAAGGCTTCTGCACTGATAAGGCAAAAAAGGCTACCAGCTATTATTTTGCTCTGCAACAAAGCTGTCAGGTAATCCACAAACCGTTGGAATAACCTGGTAAAACAGCAATGCCCGTTGCGGCGCCTAGCGCCTGACTAAAGAATCTCGTTTCACGATAGTCGGGGTGTACTTAAAGGTGACATTATCTTGTGGTTGATTACCCGCGGCATAATGTATGGCTAATTCAGCCGCTTTTGCTGCCATGGCTTCGATAGGATAACGCAGTGTTGTGAGCTTGGGGCGGCAGTATTGGGCCAGTATGACGTCGTCATAGCCTATCACTGACACTTGCTTAGGAACGTCAATGCACCGATCCTGCAGCAGGGTCATTGCGCCGGCTGCCATGGCATCATTGTAGGCCAGCACCGCTGAAAAATCGGTACTGGCTGAAAGTACGTTGCGCATAGCCTGCATGCCGCCTTCCTGGTCCGGCGATGCGTACCCAATCATACACTCATCCAATTTAAGCCCCGCCGCGTCAATGGCTTGCCTTATGCCCTCGAGCCGCTCGTTGGGATCATCAATATGGTAATCACTACTGATAACAGCAAGCTGCCTATGGCCTTGTGATAGGGCGTATTCGGCCATCAACCGACCGCCGGTAACGTTGTCCAGCCACACACAGCGAT encodes:
- a CDS encoding tetratricopeptide repeat-containing sulfotransferase family protein; protein product: MSQQPTQSVLTQANLLISAGDLTDAIKLLYQAVQQYPHFYQGWLLFSKCLFEVGHKKESVQIAQHADSVDPLKQDFQRIQQCMQHNQLDDAASIARQMLHQQAHHPKAIFTLASIALTKNTPLQSIDLLEQAVAHLPANVTLRKLLTDSYVKAGYFARAIANAKVLAELDECFDTLSALIDLLFKYGQYGELLEYCQRAGAHTGNDKQKQSLLDLRRGQTLRIMGRRNESIDCLQSSLQANPRNAEAWWALADFKNYDFSAEDRLKLESLLQAGGADQKNPVAAFAYAKLSEAESSAAQTMALYKEANRLVNCAHYQPAVMQNEFAARMKSYSQDVLAVQANQIDQTCIPIFIVGLPRSGSTLIEQMLASHSKIEGTIEQPTLPSIERRAHQHAREQYNAGLSDAIGKFSAAELSAFGQAYLDDGALFRSANCRYFTDKQPFNFRLIGLIHKILPHAVIIDVRRNPMDCGLSLYKQYFHSGVDFSYNLSHIGAAYNAYVNLMEYWSNALPGKVLTVQYEALVRSPQQQIEHILHHIGLSYEQNCLDFHNTERAIHTASSEQVREPINARGIGAWESVAAELSELEGSLSPAVLAQRRF
- a CDS encoding LacI family DNA-binding transcriptional regulator; translation: MATIKDVAISAGVSLATVSRVVNNGPKVGEKTRQHVKKVMQELGYRPNANARALVTQKNAALGVVVAELRDPFFAMLAHGVETVARNNNVQILLSAGSIEERTELKAIETLMEYRVDAMVVHSKTLDDTTLINFAAQIPGFVLINRYIAQIANRCVWLDNVTGGRLMAEYALSQGHRQLAVISSDYHIDDPNERLEGIRQAIDAAGLKLDECMIGYASPDQEGGMQAMRNVLSASTDFSAVLAYNDAMAAGAMTLLQDRCIDVPKQVSVIGYDDVILAQYCRPKLTTLRYPIEAMAAKAAELAIHYAAGNQPQDNVTFKYTPTIVKRDSLVRR